A genomic region of Streptomyces diastaticus subsp. diastaticus contains the following coding sequences:
- a CDS encoding ATP-binding protein, translating to MTTATPTRTPGSPTTSAPQFPAGIELVGSQMRSTNLERDVEDALHDPYVGARAVDVLERIASALADQRRTRAWSFTGPYGSGKSTLSNIIDALLGRDAKRRGEAERILEEASPALAQRLAAARDAIAPDGFLGGVATARRESVVATLSRALHTAAERRWGKRVPKAIAAALEACADPDRAGAKEILGAVTALTADGRQPLLLVIDEFGKTLEHLAGHNEFADAQHDLFLLQELAEKAAGPNGLPVYLMTLQHLSFMDYASRSSELKTREWAKIQGRFEDITFVPHHGDSLHLLRRRLDRSAVNSAGQALINACAEASAEIWIQHGLGVLAELGPDHFADLYPLHPITALAAPILAAQIGQHDRSLSGFLNSGEPNTVRHSLAQHSTAKAEHASSVRLPQLYDYFLNSGRTTLLASANASKWIEVDSRIRDANGLPDVDQDVLKTIGVLNLIDSDGALSATAPMIHFALHDPTDVADSDAFTALEERLADLVRRGFVVHREFSGEYRVWQGTDVDIDGRLKETISHLNDAAVINRLGSLVPQAFVASRHSQVTGMMRVFYTVVSGPETKTIAAPDELREPADGLVVFHFGTDADRPNVHSPLPVLVGTTPDPDMVLATATYLVALKELSVQQDIDHVARREVMERLVQAEAELLELLQDAFYPPSSDASWSLWHTGIAPGEEPAASGLTARSLSGLVSLACESVYPHTPHIRNEMLGRHVLTSQAAQARGILLTAMLSASGEENLGLTGYKAERAIYHGVLAYLGLHRENGVVQAESQQESLLPYGFSPPGEDHEHAQPAWNALNEVLTGATERVSMEEVIRVLMSPPFGLKAGVVPVFLIPALLIRRHDVALFEEGTYLPRLTIDVVERLVKGPGRFSAKYTPAGDGQRGSIIKKLMVSLGVEAPRSKALRNPDLLSVASALIMRVADLHKYARTTKNISADARTVRTTIARSLDPDDLIFHALPKALGLPEIPARTRANAEAANTYVERLTAAADELVAIDSKLRAQVVRVLAEEFRLPAELPKLRAQLAARLRGFADAVLTPELRGFVDFVLSDDLEDDDWLEPIVVRLTNSALGDWDDHEAKVFPQKARSMASALDRVGHLHHAGNEVRGREEKLDAQLLTLTDSAGVEQRTLIYVPEQARGEANSLAADVLKQAEKALGPDGARILLAALAQCVTDAAAAASERKAHG from the coding sequence GTGACCACCGCAACTCCCACGCGGACCCCGGGTAGCCCGACGACCTCCGCCCCGCAGTTCCCCGCCGGCATCGAACTCGTCGGCTCCCAGATGCGCTCGACCAACCTCGAACGAGACGTCGAGGACGCGCTGCACGACCCCTACGTCGGCGCCCGGGCCGTCGACGTCCTGGAACGCATCGCGAGTGCTCTGGCCGACCAACGGCGGACCCGCGCCTGGTCGTTCACCGGCCCCTACGGCTCCGGCAAGTCCACCCTGTCCAACATCATCGACGCTCTGCTGGGGCGGGATGCCAAGCGGCGCGGCGAGGCCGAGCGCATCCTCGAAGAGGCCAGCCCCGCCCTCGCTCAGCGCCTGGCCGCAGCCCGTGATGCCATCGCCCCCGACGGGTTCCTCGGCGGCGTGGCCACCGCGCGCCGCGAATCCGTAGTTGCCACCCTCTCCCGCGCTCTGCACACGGCGGCGGAACGGCGCTGGGGCAAACGCGTCCCGAAGGCCATCGCCGCCGCCCTAGAGGCGTGCGCCGACCCGGACCGGGCCGGGGCCAAGGAGATTCTCGGCGCCGTCACGGCTCTGACGGCGGACGGACGGCAGCCTCTGCTCCTCGTCATCGACGAGTTCGGCAAGACGCTGGAACATTTGGCCGGACACAACGAGTTCGCCGACGCCCAGCATGATCTGTTCCTGCTGCAGGAACTCGCCGAGAAGGCGGCTGGCCCAAACGGGCTGCCCGTCTACCTGATGACCTTGCAGCATCTGTCGTTCATGGACTACGCCTCACGGTCCAGCGAACTCAAGACCCGCGAATGGGCCAAGATCCAGGGGCGCTTCGAAGACATCACCTTCGTTCCCCACCACGGCGACTCCCTGCACCTGCTGCGCCGCCGCCTCGACCGCTCGGCCGTCAACTCTGCGGGGCAGGCCCTGATCAACGCCTGCGCCGAGGCATCCGCGGAGATCTGGATTCAACACGGTCTCGGCGTTCTCGCTGAACTCGGCCCCGACCACTTCGCCGACCTCTACCCGCTGCATCCCATCACGGCCCTGGCCGCACCGATCCTTGCCGCCCAGATCGGCCAGCACGACCGCAGCCTGTCGGGCTTCCTCAACAGCGGGGAGCCCAACACCGTCCGCCACTCGCTGGCCCAGCACAGCACGGCGAAGGCGGAGCATGCCAGCTCGGTGCGGCTGCCGCAGCTGTACGACTACTTCCTCAACTCCGGGCGCACCACCCTGCTCGCCTCCGCCAACGCGAGCAAGTGGATCGAGGTCGACTCACGCATCCGGGACGCCAATGGCCTCCCCGATGTCGACCAGGACGTACTGAAGACCATCGGCGTTCTCAATCTGATCGACTCCGACGGGGCCCTCAGCGCCACCGCCCCGATGATCCACTTCGCCCTCCACGACCCCACAGACGTCGCCGACTCCGACGCCTTCACAGCACTCGAAGAGCGGCTCGCCGACCTCGTGCGCCGAGGCTTCGTGGTCCACCGTGAGTTCAGCGGGGAGTACCGGGTCTGGCAGGGCACGGACGTCGACATCGACGGTAGGCTCAAGGAAACCATCAGCCACTTGAATGACGCTGCGGTCATCAATCGGCTCGGCAGTCTCGTTCCGCAGGCATTCGTGGCCAGCCGCCACAGCCAGGTCACCGGCATGATGCGCGTGTTCTATACCGTGGTCAGCGGCCCGGAGACCAAGACCATCGCCGCCCCGGATGAGTTGAGGGAGCCTGCCGACGGCCTCGTCGTCTTCCACTTCGGCACTGACGCAGACCGGCCCAACGTCCACTCGCCTCTGCCTGTACTCGTGGGCACCACCCCCGACCCCGACATGGTGCTGGCCACGGCCACCTACCTCGTCGCGCTGAAAGAACTCAGCGTCCAGCAGGACATCGACCACGTCGCCCGGCGGGAAGTCATGGAGCGGCTCGTGCAGGCTGAGGCCGAGCTGCTGGAGCTGCTGCAGGACGCCTTCTATCCGCCATCCTCTGACGCGTCCTGGAGCCTGTGGCACACCGGCATCGCCCCGGGCGAGGAACCCGCCGCTTCCGGCTTGACGGCCCGCAGCCTGAGCGGCCTGGTCTCCCTTGCCTGTGAATCGGTGTACCCGCACACCCCGCACATCCGCAACGAGATGCTCGGTCGGCACGTCTTGACCAGCCAGGCCGCCCAGGCCCGCGGCATACTGCTGACGGCCATGCTCTCCGCCTCAGGCGAGGAGAACCTCGGCCTCACCGGGTACAAGGCCGAACGGGCCATCTACCACGGTGTCCTGGCCTACCTCGGCCTACACCGCGAGAACGGGGTGGTCCAGGCCGAGAGCCAGCAGGAGAGCCTGCTCCCATACGGTTTCTCCCCGCCTGGCGAGGACCACGAGCACGCCCAGCCGGCCTGGAACGCCCTCAACGAGGTACTGACCGGGGCCACCGAGCGGGTCAGCATGGAAGAGGTCATCCGGGTCCTAATGAGCCCGCCGTTCGGGCTCAAGGCCGGCGTGGTGCCGGTCTTCCTGATCCCGGCCCTGCTCATCCGTCGCCACGATGTCGCCCTGTTCGAGGAAGGCACCTACCTTCCCCGGCTGACCATCGACGTCGTTGAGCGCCTCGTCAAGGGTCCGGGACGCTTCTCAGCGAAGTACACGCCGGCCGGAGACGGCCAGCGTGGCAGCATCATCAAGAAGCTGATGGTCTCGCTCGGCGTGGAGGCACCGCGCTCCAAGGCCCTGCGTAACCCCGACCTCCTGTCCGTGGCCAGCGCCTTGATCATGCGCGTGGCAGACCTGCACAAGTACGCTCGCACTACCAAGAACATCTCCGCCGACGCCCGCACCGTGCGGACCACGATCGCCCGGTCCCTGGATCCCGACGACCTGATCTTCCACGCGCTGCCGAAGGCCCTCGGGCTGCCGGAGATCCCGGCCCGCACACGCGCCAATGCGGAAGCGGCGAACACCTACGTCGAACGGCTTACCGCGGCGGCGGACGAACTCGTTGCCATCGACAGCAAACTGCGTGCCCAGGTCGTGCGCGTTCTCGCCGAGGAGTTCCGCCTGCCGGCCGAACTGCCGAAGCTGCGCGCACAGCTCGCGGCCCGGCTGAGGGGCTTCGCCGACGCGGTACTGACCCCGGAACTGCGCGGCTTCGTCGACTTCGTCCTCAGCGACGACCTTGAGGACGACGACTGGCTGGAACCCATCGTCGTACGGCTGACCAACTCCGCTCTCGGCGACTGGGACGACCACGAGGCCAAGGTCTTCCCGCAGAAGGCCCGGTCGATGGCTTCCGCTCTCGACCGCGTCGGGCACCTGCATCACGCAGGGAACGAGGTCCGTGGCCGGGAAGAGAAACTCGACGCCCAGTTGTTGACCTTGACAGACAGCGCCGGCGTGGAGCAACGCACCCTGATCTACGTGCCGGAACAGGCCCGCGGTGAGGCCAACAGCCTCGCCGCCGACGTCCTGAAGCAGGCCGAAAAGGCACTCGGGCCGGACGGAGCCAGGATCCTGCTCGCGGCCCTCGCCCAGTGTGTGACCGATGCCGCGGCAGCAGCGAGTGAAAGGAAGGCACACGGATGA
- a CDS encoding DUF4007 family protein, whose product MSDSRLGEAALYSFARHETFAPRFGWLHKAYMQVKRDQGAFLAVDAPVRFGVGKNMVYSMRYWSRAFKLTREHSPTKGTQAKFSYPTWEARWLLDEDGADPYLEENGSLWLLHWWLVSSRPGAKSWAPAWYTAFHLAPFSRFTVADMTQVVTRHVNFSYDKSPEEASIVKDIECLTKMYARSAPEKAGSPGSYEDLLACPFRDLDLLTFVGTRGNAEWQFTSGHRTSLPARVLAYACLDYAAKFSRQANSISVARLANEPGSPGRAFRVRENEIVMALQKVAADHPQLDLTEAVGQRSLAFTADPFDLAWEVLDEQYDFVTRRPGFPTREEWAAEFPKLAEAEQKELTTKATDATDTADTTETLFAEETA is encoded by the coding sequence ATGTCAGACAGCCGGCTTGGGGAAGCCGCCCTTTATTCCTTCGCGCGACACGAAACGTTCGCGCCCCGCTTCGGCTGGCTGCACAAGGCGTACATGCAGGTCAAACGCGATCAGGGTGCGTTCCTCGCGGTCGACGCGCCGGTGCGGTTCGGTGTGGGCAAGAACATGGTCTACTCCATGCGCTATTGGTCGCGGGCGTTCAAGCTCACCCGTGAGCACTCGCCCACGAAGGGCACACAAGCCAAGTTCTCCTATCCCACTTGGGAGGCCCGCTGGCTCCTCGATGAGGACGGCGCGGATCCGTATCTGGAGGAGAACGGCAGCCTGTGGCTGCTGCACTGGTGGTTGGTCTCGTCCCGTCCCGGGGCCAAGAGCTGGGCGCCGGCCTGGTACACGGCCTTCCATCTCGCGCCGTTCTCCCGATTCACGGTCGCGGACATGACGCAGGTGGTCACCCGTCATGTGAACTTCTCCTACGACAAGAGTCCGGAGGAGGCGTCGATCGTCAAGGACATCGAGTGCCTCACCAAGATGTACGCGCGCAGCGCCCCGGAGAAGGCGGGCTCGCCGGGCAGTTACGAGGACCTGCTCGCATGCCCCTTCCGTGACCTTGACCTGCTCACCTTTGTCGGGACGCGCGGAAATGCCGAGTGGCAGTTCACCAGCGGGCACCGTACCTCGCTGCCCGCCCGGGTCCTGGCCTATGCCTGCCTCGACTACGCCGCCAAGTTCTCCCGCCAGGCCAACTCAATCTCCGTGGCCCGTCTCGCCAACGAGCCGGGCTCCCCGGGGCGCGCCTTCCGCGTCCGGGAGAACGAGATCGTCATGGCGCTGCAGAAGGTCGCCGCGGACCACCCGCAGCTCGACCTGACCGAGGCCGTGGGACAGCGCAGCCTCGCCTTCACGGCCGATCCCTTCGATCTGGCCTGGGAAGTGCTCGACGAGCAGTACGACTTCGTCACCCGCCGCCCTGGCTTCCCCACTCGTGAGGAGTGGGCCGCCGAGTTCCCCAAGCTCGCCGAGGCCGAGCAGAAGGAACTCACCACGAAGGCCACGGACGCCACAGACACGGCCGACACCACCGAGACACTCTTTGCTGAGGAGACCGCGTGA
- a CDS encoding cysteine desulfurase family protein → MSELNGPDMPYFDYNATAPIRPEALAAVVEAMQSVGNASSMHHPGRQAAHRVDAARRQLANLLGCSPGEIIFTSGATEANNLALRAAFTAGSPLITSPVEHPAVLETARAVTVRSPEDLVLLPVGGDGLVELDALDQVFAVRRGGMVSLMAANNETGVLTDLRVVAKAAREAGALVHTDATQLIGRLPVDVAELDVDLLSLSAHKFGGPQGVGALYVRRGSPLPHRPLLVGGGQERGWRAGTLNVAGIIGTGAAAEAAARGLGEEAERVAALRDRLECLVAGALPGCRINGRRDQRLPGVTSITFPGVPADAVLAAMPDVAASEGSACASGAPTPSHVLLAMGLSRADADSTIRFSLGYATTDAEIEYAAQAVKRAVTQVRAALAEADGAR, encoded by the coding sequence ATGAGCGAGCTGAATGGTCCTGATATGCCCTATTTTGACTACAATGCCACCGCTCCGATCCGGCCCGAGGCCCTCGCGGCTGTCGTCGAGGCCATGCAATCGGTCGGCAACGCCTCAAGCATGCACCACCCCGGACGGCAGGCGGCTCATCGGGTCGACGCCGCACGCCGGCAGCTAGCCAACCTCCTCGGCTGCTCGCCCGGCGAGATCATCTTTACCTCTGGGGCGACAGAAGCGAACAATCTGGCCCTGCGGGCCGCGTTCACTGCCGGAAGTCCCCTAATCACAAGCCCTGTCGAGCATCCGGCTGTGCTGGAGACAGCCCGCGCGGTTACTGTCAGGAGCCCCGAGGATCTTGTGCTCCTGCCGGTCGGTGGTGACGGCCTGGTGGAGCTAGACGCCCTCGATCAGGTCTTCGCGGTGCGTCGAGGGGGAATGGTCTCCCTGATGGCGGCGAACAACGAGACCGGTGTCCTGACCGATCTCCGCGTCGTGGCCAAGGCGGCCCGTGAAGCCGGTGCACTCGTCCACACGGACGCCACGCAGCTCATCGGCCGCCTCCCCGTGGACGTCGCTGAACTCGACGTCGACCTTTTGTCGCTGTCTGCCCACAAGTTCGGCGGGCCGCAGGGAGTCGGTGCCTTGTATGTGCGGCGTGGGTCCCCACTTCCGCACCGGCCGCTCCTCGTGGGCGGCGGACAGGAGCGGGGCTGGCGCGCGGGCACGCTGAACGTGGCAGGGATCATCGGCACGGGAGCAGCGGCCGAGGCTGCGGCGCGCGGCCTCGGCGAGGAGGCCGAGCGGGTCGCAGCCCTGCGTGACCGCCTCGAATGCCTGGTCGCCGGCGCCCTGCCCGGCTGCCGTATCAACGGCCGGCGCGATCAGCGCCTGCCCGGTGTGACGAGCATTACTTTTCCTGGGGTGCCCGCGGACGCGGTCCTGGCGGCCATGCCCGATGTCGCTGCCTCGGAGGGCAGCGCGTGCGCGTCCGGCGCTCCGACGCCGAGCCACGTGCTCCTGGCGATGGGGCTGTCCCGGGCGGACGCCGACAGCACGATCCGCTTCTCGCTGGGTTACGCCACCACGGATGCCGAAATCGAGTACGCCGCGCAGGCCGTCAAACGCGCCGTGACGCAGGTTCGGGCCGCGCTGGCCGAAGCCGACGGAGCCCGCTGA
- a CDS encoding DEAD/DEAH box helicase — translation MDYIRRHLGKELCGLLDLVDGGTAGNERLRAVAAIAIDAELLVAEEDERAVLLGLIPGPKQAELAQRLGSLGDEQPLEYLQTLKWTPDERRELLEFFGFTVERAQPQLPPFKRETAPDYALFPHQLRAARRVKELLYDGPRRAVLHLPTGVGKTRTGMSMICDHLRQHGPALVVWLAHGQELLEQAAAEFERAWSKVGDRPLPVLRVWGSASPDLADVTDGLVVLGLEKAVSTAKSDPQFLRTLAARSTLTVFDEAHQIIAPTFQGVVDDLTVRHDSSLLGLTATPGRTWADIAKDEELADFFSRQKVMLEIEGYTNPVTALIDQGYLAKPIMRTVAAEAGMHLSARDQQNLARAFEIPDSIIAELAKDEQWNLKVVQTIMELLEKQHRRILVFAASVQHCRLIASVLSAAGLDAVFVTGESSPRHRSDAIRRFKSAARRPMILCNFGVLTTGFDAPAASAAVIARPTKSLVLYSQMVGRVIRGPKAGGTETCEIVTVVDPELPGFGDVAEAFTNWEDVWETA, via the coding sequence ATGGACTACATCCGCCGGCACCTCGGCAAGGAGCTGTGCGGCCTCCTCGACCTCGTCGACGGAGGCACGGCGGGTAATGAGCGGTTGCGAGCCGTCGCTGCGATCGCGATCGACGCCGAGCTCCTGGTCGCGGAGGAGGACGAGCGCGCCGTACTGCTCGGCCTCATTCCCGGACCCAAGCAGGCGGAACTGGCGCAACGGCTCGGGTCGCTGGGTGACGAGCAACCGCTGGAGTACCTGCAGACGCTTAAGTGGACTCCTGACGAGCGCAGGGAGCTTCTGGAATTCTTCGGCTTCACCGTCGAGCGCGCACAGCCTCAACTACCGCCCTTCAAGCGGGAGACAGCACCCGACTACGCTCTGTTCCCCCATCAGCTCCGCGCGGCGCGCCGGGTCAAGGAGCTGCTGTACGACGGCCCCCGCCGGGCCGTGCTCCATCTGCCCACGGGTGTGGGCAAGACGCGGACCGGCATGAGCATGATCTGCGACCACCTGCGGCAGCACGGGCCCGCCCTGGTGGTGTGGCTGGCCCACGGGCAGGAACTGCTGGAGCAGGCCGCGGCCGAGTTCGAGCGCGCCTGGAGCAAGGTCGGCGACCGCCCTCTGCCGGTCCTCCGCGTATGGGGCAGCGCTTCCCCGGACCTCGCGGACGTGACCGACGGACTGGTCGTCCTCGGGCTGGAGAAGGCCGTCTCAACCGCCAAATCCGACCCACAGTTCCTGCGTACCCTGGCCGCCCGCAGCACTCTGACCGTGTTCGACGAGGCACATCAGATCATCGCCCCCACGTTTCAGGGCGTGGTGGACGACCTGACAGTACGTCACGACTCCAGCCTGCTGGGCCTCACCGCGACCCCGGGTCGCACGTGGGCGGACATCGCCAAGGACGAGGAACTCGCCGACTTCTTCTCCCGCCAGAAGGTCATGCTGGAGATCGAGGGCTACACGAATCCCGTGACAGCCCTCATCGACCAGGGCTACCTGGCCAAACCGATCATGCGCACGGTGGCCGCGGAAGCCGGTATGCATCTGTCGGCCCGGGATCAGCAGAACCTGGCGCGAGCGTTCGAGATCCCGGACAGCATCATCGCCGAGCTCGCGAAGGACGAGCAGTGGAACCTCAAGGTTGTCCAGACGATCATGGAGCTGCTTGAGAAGCAGCACCGGCGCATCCTCGTGTTCGCGGCATCGGTGCAGCACTGCCGACTCATCGCGTCTGTGCTGTCCGCGGCCGGCCTCGACGCGGTATTCGTGACCGGCGAGTCCTCGCCGCGGCACCGAAGCGACGCTATCCGTCGTTTCAAGAGCGCGGCGCGGCGCCCGATGATCCTGTGCAACTTCGGAGTCCTGACTACAGGCTTCGACGCGCCGGCGGCCAGCGCCGCCGTCATCGCCCGGCCGACCAAGTCCCTGGTGTTGTACAGCCAGATGGTCGGCCGGGTCATCCGCGGCCCCAAGGCTGGCGGAACCGAAACCTGCGAGATCGTCACCGTCGTCGACCCGGAGCTCCCCGGGTTCGGCGACGTCGCCGAAGCATTCACCAACTGGGAAGACGTATGGGAGACAGCGTGA
- a CDS encoding ATP-binding protein gives MSGEGNNYRIVSPSLTVKAMRDSGYKNTAYALAELIDNSIDAKATLVQVFACESPIEGAARTRYRVDKIAVLDNGKGMDSELLRRALKYGDGLGDDRSRIGRFGMGLPNSSMSQCTKIEVWSWKNGAANALYTHLDLDEITKGQDEVPDPVPRRVPEYWDDLSEVPLGTSGTLVVWTNLDRVKWHSAGATLRNTAELIGRVYRHYLNDGSVDIKMAPVRDGKVLEGDNGAYYAEPNDPLYLMAKTGTPAPFNSTPMFEPFHMGNEAEPGVYRYPVTVDGTQHTVTVRASIARPEARRSDVSGHPWPDTANPNRDAGSQTWGQHARRNIGVSLVRKGRELDLDTSWAIGYNPVERWWGIEVDFPPELDEVFGVTNNKQTAVVFSSLADFDWSAEQDPDETPKEFKDRLRELGDARLPLIDLAQYLKGLLSKMRLKLRQQTLGGRKGKKRYDENVTSKATDAVKRRQEDGHTGTTDLLAEEATEADKRQEQLTALTERHHVDEDTAQTLVDEAMENDWRVRWISSPQDSSAFFNIDLLAGMLQVSFNTEHPLHSKLMAVLEDVPEDANEAELRQRLARATETFKLLIFSWARMEDEIPSKKARRIIADARSDWGRYARDFIEDGSEEE, from the coding sequence GTGAGCGGCGAAGGAAACAACTACCGGATCGTCAGTCCTTCGCTGACCGTCAAGGCCATGCGCGACAGCGGCTACAAGAACACTGCCTACGCGCTCGCCGAGCTGATCGACAACAGCATCGACGCCAAAGCCACGCTGGTGCAGGTCTTCGCCTGCGAGAGTCCTATCGAGGGTGCCGCCCGGACCAGGTACCGGGTGGACAAGATCGCTGTCCTCGACAACGGCAAGGGCATGGACAGCGAACTCCTGCGGCGCGCTCTGAAGTACGGCGACGGTCTCGGCGACGACCGCAGCCGAATCGGCCGCTTCGGCATGGGCCTGCCCAACTCCAGCATGTCCCAGTGCACCAAGATCGAAGTCTGGTCGTGGAAGAACGGCGCTGCGAACGCTCTGTACACCCACCTTGACCTAGACGAGATCACCAAGGGCCAGGACGAGGTTCCCGACCCCGTACCTCGCCGTGTGCCGGAGTATTGGGACGACCTGAGCGAGGTGCCCCTGGGCACCAGCGGCACCCTCGTCGTCTGGACGAACCTGGACCGCGTCAAATGGCACAGTGCCGGCGCCACCCTGCGCAACACCGCCGAATTGATCGGCCGCGTGTACCGGCATTACCTGAACGACGGCTCCGTGGACATCAAGATGGCGCCCGTTCGCGACGGGAAGGTCCTCGAAGGGGACAACGGCGCCTACTACGCCGAACCCAACGACCCTCTGTACCTCATGGCGAAGACGGGAACGCCGGCGCCGTTCAACAGCACTCCCATGTTCGAGCCCTTCCACATGGGCAACGAGGCGGAGCCCGGGGTCTACCGCTATCCCGTCACGGTCGATGGCACACAGCACACCGTAACGGTGCGCGCATCCATCGCCCGCCCTGAAGCCCGCCGTTCCGATGTCTCCGGCCATCCGTGGCCCGACACGGCCAACCCGAACCGGGACGCTGGTTCCCAGACGTGGGGACAGCACGCCCGTCGGAACATCGGCGTCTCCCTGGTCCGCAAAGGCCGCGAACTCGACCTTGATACCTCATGGGCCATCGGCTACAACCCCGTGGAGCGGTGGTGGGGCATCGAGGTGGACTTCCCGCCCGAGCTCGACGAGGTGTTCGGCGTCACCAACAACAAGCAGACCGCCGTCGTGTTCTCGTCACTGGCCGACTTCGACTGGTCGGCTGAGCAGGACCCCGACGAAACCCCCAAGGAGTTCAAGGATCGTCTACGGGAACTCGGCGACGCCCGACTGCCGCTGATCGATCTCGCCCAGTACCTCAAGGGCCTCCTGAGCAAGATGCGCCTGAAGTTGAGGCAGCAGACGTTGGGCGGCCGGAAGGGCAAGAAGCGGTACGACGAGAACGTCACCTCCAAGGCCACGGACGCCGTCAAGCGCCGGCAGGAGGACGGGCACACAGGTACGACCGACCTCCTCGCCGAGGAGGCGACGGAAGCCGACAAGCGCCAGGAGCAGCTGACCGCGCTGACCGAGCGACACCACGTCGACGAGGACACCGCCCAGACCCTGGTGGACGAGGCCATGGAGAACGACTGGCGCGTCCGCTGGATCTCCAGTCCCCAGGACTCATCCGCCTTCTTCAATATCGACCTGCTCGCCGGCATGCTCCAGGTGTCCTTCAATACGGAACACCCCCTGCACAGCAAGCTGATGGCCGTTCTTGAGGACGTGCCCGAGGACGCGAACGAAGCAGAGCTCCGCCAGCGGCTTGCCCGTGCGACCGAGACCTTCAAGCTGCTCATCTTCTCCTGGGCGCGGATGGAGGACGAGATCCCCAGCAAGAAGGCGCGCCGGATCATCGCGGATGCCCGAAGCGACTGGGGCCGGTACGCCCGTGACTTCATCGAGGACGGGAGCGAAGAGGAGTGA
- a CDS encoding phospholipase D family protein, protein MTQPDHVWQQIADVMEDAAEEVVIIAPFIKKAIFEETIAAVPSSVQKITCVTRWTPAEVAAGVSDPEIIEAAQSDERISIALCPSLHAKLYRADGRCLVGSANLTGKATGRVPNANVELLLEVPIDHPEVQRVLGQINARSTIATPHTAALVREQAELLRSERVTPPSEDEAAPYWFPETRRPENVYALYIGRQRFTSLVEAGIVRDLAMLDVPAGLSENAFNAEVEARLHAIPELGQLTAEQRLSNVELQRAIAERTGDTEEQARRTTETLAAWLQHFGRYYTEVGSWELRPGVEHA, encoded by the coding sequence GTGACCCAGCCGGACCATGTCTGGCAGCAGATCGCGGACGTGATGGAGGACGCCGCCGAGGAGGTGGTCATCATCGCCCCCTTCATCAAGAAGGCGATCTTCGAGGAGACCATCGCCGCGGTGCCCTCCTCCGTCCAGAAGATCACGTGTGTCACGCGCTGGACCCCGGCGGAGGTAGCCGCCGGGGTTTCCGACCCGGAGATCATCGAAGCTGCCCAGAGTGACGAACGCATTTCCATTGCCCTGTGTCCGTCCCTCCACGCCAAGCTCTACCGTGCCGACGGCCGCTGTCTGGTCGGCTCGGCCAACCTGACCGGCAAAGCCACTGGACGCGTACCGAACGCCAACGTGGAACTCTTGTTGGAGGTGCCGATCGACCACCCCGAAGTACAGCGGGTCCTCGGCCAGATCAACGCCCGCTCGACCATAGCCACACCCCACACGGCAGCCCTCGTACGGGAGCAGGCTGAACTCCTGAGAAGCGAGCGCGTCACTCCGCCGTCCGAGGACGAAGCAGCGCCGTACTGGTTTCCGGAGACAAGGAGACCGGAGAACGTCTATGCCCTCTACATCGGGCGTCAGCGGTTCACCTCGCTGGTCGAGGCGGGCATCGTGCGGGACCTGGCCATGCTCGATGTTCCCGCTGGCCTCTCGGAAAACGCCTTCAATGCTGAGGTCGAGGCCCGCCTGCATGCAATCCCGGAACTCGGTCAGCTGACCGCAGAACAGCGCCTCAGCAACGTCGAGCTGCAGCGGGCCATCGCCGAGCGGACAGGAGACACAGAGGAGCAGGCGCGCAGAACAACCGAGACGCTCGCGGCCTGGCTCCAGCACTTCGGCCGGTACTACACCGAAGTGGGCTCGTGGGAGCTGCGACCGGGAGTAGAGCACGCCTAA
- a CDS encoding phosphoadenosine phosphosulfate reductase yields the protein MKVISYGGGVQSTALLVLAARREIDFRTFLFANVGDDSEHPATLAYVREIAIPYAMRAGLDIHELKRRRRDGASETLMQRLNRPDTRSIPIPVRMANGAPGRRNCTADFKIKVVGRWLREHGATAEEPAAVGIGISVDEIHRANRRRREAHEDIEYPLLDLGLRRDDCERIIAEAGLPVPPKSSCFFCPFRTVGAWRHQRRHEPELFAQSVRLEETINRRRAALGRDAVYLTRYGIPLTQAIPDESPAEGDADENEGACDSGWCMT from the coding sequence ATGAAAGTCATTTCCTACGGCGGCGGAGTTCAGAGCACGGCCCTGCTCGTGCTGGCCGCTCGCAGAGAGATCGACTTCCGCACCTTCCTGTTCGCCAACGTCGGGGACGATAGCGAGCATCCAGCAACCCTCGCGTACGTCCGTGAGATCGCCATCCCGTACGCCATGCGTGCGGGACTGGACATCCACGAGCTCAAGCGCCGGCGACGCGACGGGGCCAGCGAAACGCTCATGCAGCGGCTGAACCGGCCGGACACCCGGTCGATCCCCATTCCGGTCCGCATGGCCAACGGTGCTCCTGGCCGCCGCAACTGCACTGCCGACTTCAAGATCAAGGTGGTCGGGCGGTGGCTTCGGGAGCATGGCGCCACCGCAGAGGAGCCGGCGGCGGTCGGCATCGGCATTTCGGTTGACGAAATCCATCGCGCCAACCGCCGGCGGCGGGAAGCCCACGAGGATATCGAATACCCTCTCCTCGATCTCGGGCTGCGCCGGGATGACTGTGAGCGCATCATCGCCGAGGCCGGCCTGCCGGTACCGCCCAAGAGCTCCTGCTTCTTCTGCCCCTTCCGCACCGTCGGCGCCTGGCGCCACCAGCGCCGGCACGAGCCGGAGTTGTTCGCTCAGTCGGTCCGGCTGGAGGAGACAATCAACCGACGGCGGGCCGCGCTCGGGCGGGATGCCGTGTATCTCACGAGGTACGGGATCCCGCTGACACAAGCCATCCCCGACGAGAGCCCAGCGGAAGGCGACGCCGATGAGAATGAAGGTGCATGCGACTCCGGTTGGTGCATGACCTGA